The following is a genomic window from Bacillota bacterium.
CTCGGCAAGGCTGCGCAAGCGCACGGGCAAACCAGCCAGCAGCGCCGTCAGCTCCCGCAGCTTATTGGCGTTGCGCGTCGCCACCACCAGCTCGATCATGCCGTGTCACTTCCGATGCGCGCCGCCAGCTCCGGCCCCAGCGCTTCCCGCTGCGCGGCGATGAGCTGCGCGATGCCCTTCTCCGCCAAATCCAGCAGCTCGCCCAGCGCTCGCCGGTCAAACGGCGCGCCCTCGGCCGTGCCCTGGACCTCCACGATCCGGCCGGCGCCCGTCATCACGACGTTCATGTCCACCTCGGCCACCGAATCTTCGGCGTAGTTCAAGTCCAGTACGGACTGGCCGCCGACGACGCCCACGCTGACCGCCGCGACGAAATCGTTCACGGGCAGCTTGGGTGCGGGCGTAATGAGCCCTTGCTCGGCCAGATCTTTCTCGAGCTTGGCGAGGCTGTCCACCAGCGCCACGAACGCCCCCGTGATGGCCGCCGTGCGCGTACCCCCGTCTGCCTGGATGACGTCGCAGTCCAGCGTAATGGTCCGCTCGCCCAGCCATGACAAGTCGACGACGGCGCGCAGCGCGCGGCCGATGAGGCGCTGAATCTCCAGCGTGCGGCCGCCTTGCCGCCCCTGGGCCGCCTCGCGGGGCGTGCGCGAAGCGGTGGAACGCGGCAGCATACCGTACTCCGCCGTCACCCAGCCCGCGCCTTGCCCGCGCCGCCACGGCGGCACCCGGTCCTCCACCGACGCCGTGCAAATGACGCGGGTGTCGCCCATCTCGATGAGCACCGATCCCTCGGCATACTTGGTGTAATGCCGGTAAATCCGTACCGGGCGCAGCTCGTCGCTGGCCCGTCCGTCCGGGCGTGACATGCATGTCTGCCTCCCTGCGCCGGCCTCGCGGCTATACCGGCTGCAAATGCTGTTTGAGCAAAGCGAAGGCCACCTCGGGCAGGCGCTGGGCCAAAAGCCCGCCCGCGGCCAGCAGATAGTGGGCATCCACCAGCAGCGCGGGCGCCCGCGGCAAGAGCAGATGCCGCTCCTCGTCCGGCGCGCCGTCGGCGAGACAGCTCTGCAGGACGTCCCGGGCGAAGCCGCCGTGCACGATGACGCCGCCGGTACCGATCAGCGCCGGCAAAGCGGACAAGTCTTTGCCGACCTGAAACCGCCGCGTCCCCAGCGGCGTGGCGCGCACCTCCAGCCTGCCCACGTGCCGGCGCATGGCTGTCCTCGCCGCGGCCCACGCCAGCGCGCGGTCCAGCGCCCGTTCCCGCTCGCTTTGCGGCAGCCGCGCGGGCGTTCGCGCCAGCTCCGCGGCCATGCGCCGCACCTCATCCGGCGCCAGGCCGGCCGCACGTCCCACCACGTCGGCGCCGACGGCTTCCACCAGCGACGCGGCGCTGACCCGCACGCCCAAGTCCCCTTCCACCGTCCGCTTGGCCCAAGGTTCCGGCAAACCTTTGACCGTCACGTCGGCTGCGGCCGGCGCGCCGGCGGCCGCAGAATGAACGTCGGTCGTGGCGCCCCCGACGTCCACCACCGCCACTTCGCCCAAGCCCGGCTCCCCGCCCGCGCCGCGGGCCAAAAGCTCCGCCGCCGCGAGCACCGCGGCCGGCGTAGGCATCACCACATCCTCCACATAACGCCGCGCCGCGTCCAGCCCTTTCGCTTGCACGATGCGCTCCAGAAACAGCTCGCGGATGGCTGCGCGGGCCGGCTCCACCTGCAGGACGCCCAGCTCCGGCATAACGTTGTCCGCCACACGCACAGCGATGCCCGCCGCGGCCAGCAAGGCGGCCGCTTCGCCCGCGGCCTCCCGGTTGCCCGCTACGACCACCGGTGCGGTTATACGGGCCTCCGCGAGCCGCTGTGCGTTGGCCAGCAGCCCGTCCCGGTTGCCGCCGTCTGTGCCGCCCGCGAGCAGAACGATGTCGGGCGCGAGCTCCTTGATCCGCTGCGCGTCCGACGCCGACAGCTTGTACGCCAGCGTGGCCACCACCCGCGCGCCCGCGCCCAGCGCCGCGCGCCGGGCGGCTTCGGCGGTCAGCTCCGGCACTAGGCCCACGGCCACCATGCGCAAGCCGCCCGCCGCGCTGCTGCACGCCAGCCGCAGCCGCAAATCTTTCTCTCGCACGCCCTGGGCGGCCAGCCGGGCCAACCCCTGCCGCAGGCCGACGGTGACGTCCTCCGGGGTCGTCGGCGCCACGGCCTGCGCCGCCAGGCGCGCTTCCTCCACGTCGACGACGGTCAGCTTCGTGAACGTGCTGCCGAAGTCAATCAGCAGCGCCAGCGCCAAAGCCCGTTTCACTCCGCAGCGGCGGGCGGTTCGCAGAACCGGGCCACCAGCTCCCGGAACCGGTCGCCCCGCACCTCGAAATTGGGGAACATGTCGTAGCTCGCGCACGCCGGCGACAAAAGCACCACGTCGCCCGGCCGTGCGGCAAG
Proteins encoded in this region:
- a CDS encoding ribonuclease PH, producing MSRPDGRASDELRPVRIYRHYTKYAEGSVLIEMGDTRVICTASVEDRVPPWRRGQGAGWVTAEYGMLPRSTASRTPREAAQGRQGGRTLEIQRLIGRALRAVVDLSWLGERTITLDCDVIQADGGTRTAAITGAFVALVDSLAKLEKDLAEQGLITPAPKLPVNDFVAAVSVGVVGGQSVLDLNYAEDSVAEVDMNVVMTGAGRIVEVQGTAEGAPFDRRALGELLDLAEKGIAQLIAAQREALGPELAARIGSDTA